ACGATAGAGCACCCCCAATTCCGCCGCGCGCCCGGTACCCACCATCACCGCCGCCGGCGTGGCAAGTCCCATGGCACACGGGCATGCCACCACCAGTACCGCCACCGCGCTCACGAGCGCTGTCGTAAGCCCACTCGCGCCCCCCCAGATCAACCACACCGCAAATGTCACGGCGGCCGCGACCAGAACCAGCGGCGTAAAGACGCGCACCACCCGGTCGGCCACGCCCTGGATCGGCAGCTTCGAGCCCTGCGCGCGCGCCACCAGGCGGATGATCTGCGCCAAGACGGTGTCCGCGCCGATACCGGTGACCTCGACCTCCAGGGCCCCGTATTGGTTGACCGTGCCCCCGGTCACCCGATCCCCGGGACGCTTGGCCACCGGCAGGGGCTCGCCGCTCAGCATCGACTCATCGACGTAGCTCTGTCCGGCGCGTATCCGGCCATCCACCGGGACATGCTCGCCGGGACGCACCCGTACGACCTCGCCGACCTTGAGATCGGCGATCGCCACTTCTTCATCGACACCGTCACGTACCCGGTGCACAGTCTTGGCCTGCAGGCCCGCGAGCCGCTTGATCGCAGCACCCGTGCGGCCCTTGGCGAGTTCCTCCAGATACTTGCCGAGCAGGATCACCGTCACGATCACCGCCGCCGAATCGAAATAGAGATGGCGCGCCGTGGCCGGAAAACCCTGCGGCCAGACGAGCACCAGCAGGCTGTAGGCAAACGCCGCCCCGGTCCCGGTCATGATCAGGCTGTTCATATCCGGCGAGAGGTGCCGATAAGCGATCCAACCGGGACGGAAGAACCGGCGCCCGGGACCGAACAGGACCCCGGCAGTCAGCACCGCAACCAGCCACGACCACACACCGGCGGGCGCAAGCTGCATCAGCATCCGTCCAAATGCCGGCACGAATACCGGTCCCATCGCCAACACCACCACCGGCACAGTCAAAAATGCCGCGCGCTCGACATCGTGACGCATGCGCGCTGCGGCCTCGTCTTGCGCCCCCCGGAGGTCGTCTTCGTCGGCCGCCGTCCCGGCGAGCGGTTCGTAGCCGGTAGCCCGAATCGCCGCACGCACCACGGCGTCATCCACGGCCCCCACGAGATAACGGACATGGGCGGCCTCGGTGGCGAGATTGACATTCGCCGTGATCACTCCCGGCAGGGCCTTCAGGGCGCGCTCCACGCGCCCCGCGCAGGAGGCGCAGGTCATACCCCCCACCGCGATGTCGAGGTCCGCCATGACCGGCTCGTAGCCGCGCGCGTGAACGGCCTCGGCGAGGGCTGCGGGCGTTATCGCGGACGGATCATAGATGACCGTCGCGCGCTCGGTCGCCAGATTCACGATCGCCGACTCGACCCCCGGCAAGGCCTTCAAGGCACGCTCCACGCGCGCCACGCATGACGCGCACGTCATGCCGGCCACGGCGAACTCGATCTCGCGGCTCATGGCGTCACCCCATCGACCTCAGCGGCGTTCAAGGCCGCGAGGATCGGGCATTCCGTGGCCGGGCCTTCGCCCCGGCAACGCCCGCTCAGGCGCTCCAAACCCTGCTTCATGCGCTCGAGGTCGTGAATGCGCCGATCGATGTCGCGCAGTTTCTCGCGCGTCAGGCGCCGGACATCGGCGGCGCGCGCCCCACGGCGCTCACTCAACCGTAACAAAGCCGCGACCTCATCGAGTGAAAAGCCGAGTTCCTGGGCGCGCCGTATGAAACGCAGCCGGCGCAAGTCCTCGTCGCGATACATCCGGTAGCCGCCACGGCTGCGGCCCGCCGGCTGGATGAGGCCAAGGGTCTCGTAGTAACGCAACGCCCCCGCGCCCATGCCCGCCCGCTTCGCCAACACTCCGATCGTCACCATCGCCTGCCCTCCGATCGAAGAGTTTACACCCTGCAGTAAGCTACAAGGTCAAGCGCTCGGCCCGATGCGCCACCGCGGGCCTCGGGACCCGCCGGGAGAGGCGGAATCGCCCCTCGGAGAGTCGCCAAACCGCGGCGTTTGGCCACGGCTCGCTTGCCACCTCTTTGGCGCGGCTGGACCACGTCTGCGACCGCGCGCCCTTGCTCTTACATTCACCGGATGGCGTGGATCGTCCAGAGCAACCCGTGCGGCGCCAGCGGCACGCCTTGATGCATGACTACCCGGCCCGCGACGTTTCGATAGAGGAGCGTGGGCACGAGTTCGGGACCGGTCATGGCCAGCAAACGATTGTTGACGGCCAGGGCGTGCGCCGCCGGCCCTCGCACCGCCGCGGGCCGAATCCCCCCGTCGTCCTTCCCGGGCTCGAAATCACGCTCGTTGTGCATAAGCGCCGCAAGCGGCCGGCGTGCACCAAGGATCGCCACCGCCTTGCCGGCACTGGTGGCACGCAAGAACCCGGCCACGATCCAGTGCACCGTCAAATGGTGTGGTCCGATCAAGGGTTGCAAGCGCTCGAACAGCCGATGACAGAATGGACAGTTGGGGTCTACGAAGACATAGAGCTGGTGCACGCCGTGCCCTTCGAGAATGGCATGCCTATCATGCTGTACGGCCCGCAGGACCGCCTGCGGACTCGCGGGGCCGAACGCCGCCGCCTGCACGGGGGAGAACATCGGTAAAACCACCAGGGCTGCCAGCAGCGCGACAGGTCCCCGCCACGATCCACCCCACCCCATTGATCGCCACCCGATTCTTGTCATGAACACGCCGCCCTCAGAAAACCGCCCAGCGAGCCGCACCCCCGAGGGCCTTCCGCTCGCGGCGACCGCGCATACTGCCGCGCATCGCGACGGCACGTCCCGAACCGATAAAGGCCCTGCTCCCCCGGTGCACCTCGCACCCACCTATTTAGTCGCCTCGCCGTCGGTTACTCTTACGCCCGGCCCGCGCCATGGGCGGCCGGCCACGCTTCAGGCGGGCTGGGTACTCGCCTATACTGTCAAGATGGGAGACGAATGGGAAGTCGACCGGCGCCGCGCCGCCGTCGAACGATGGCTTATCGTGCACGGCGACGCCCTGTACCGTTACGCCTTCCTGCAACTGCGCAACCGGGAATCGGCGGAGGATGCCGTCCAGGAGACATTGCTCGGGGCCCTGCGTAGCACTCACCCGCCCGATGGCCGGGCGAGCGAGAAGACCTGGCTGTTTGCAATCCTAAAACACAAACTGGCTGACCAAGCGCGTGCCAGCCGGCGTTCGCCCCTCGATCAATGCGTCGAACCCGCCATCCAAAACAGTGCCGACATGAACATCGAGGATATCGTGTTTTGCGATAACGGACGCTGGCGCGAGCAGACTTCATGGGGTGACCCGGTAGGTCACGGCGAGGCGCAAGCGTTCTGGCGCCACTTGGACGCCTGTCTGCGGTCGCTCCCCGGAAACCAGGCGGAGGTATTCGTGCTGCGTGAGGTCGAAGGACTTCCCTTGCAAGACATCTGTCAGATTACCGGCGTGTCGGCGACTAACGCCTATGTGCTGCTCCATAGGGCGCGGCTCGCCCTGCGACGATGCCTTACAAACGCCGGTTTCGGCCCCGACAGTGACTCGTAAACCGATCGCACCTACGCCTTGGAGCATTTTCTGGAGAACGCGATGCCACGTTTGCTGACCCTACCGAAGACCTGCACGACAACCGGGGCTCGCGCCCCCCGGCACCTTCCGGCAGGACCTCCCCTGCGCGCCGGCCATCCCTTAAGCGGCGTGGCCGTCGGCCCCACCCACCGGCCCCTCGACCCGCGATGCCGGCAACCGATGCAGCCTTGTGCCGCGACGCCCGCCGCCGAAATCGCAGATCGGTTCGCGAGACATTCATGAACCTGATGCTGGGCTGCCGCCAGGTCGCACGCAATGTCTCGCGGGCGTGCGACGAGGATCTCCGGGGCTGGGCCCGCATGGCCACGCGCCTCCATTTATTTCTCTGTCCCCCATGCCGGGCCTACGCGCGCGACATCGCAGCCCTCCATCGTCGGATCGCCTCGACCGTGCCGGACGGCCCCGAACAACGCCTGTCCGGCGATGCGCGTAAGCGCGTTCGCGAGGCGGCAGACGATGAGGGCAGCAGGTCCTCTTGACACCCGCCTCGCAACGGATCGGTCTTACGGCCCGCGCGGGATGCGTGTGGACCGCGAGCTAGACGACCAAAGGCCGATGATCGCGGCCGCGGTATCGGCACGCTAGGGGCTTACTCACGGACGCTGGAGGGACACATGCGCATCGAGAGAACGGACCCTGTCACCGGCAAGACCTTGACGCATACCGACGGGCACCCCTATCTGGTCGAGGGCGAGGGCCCAGACGCACTCAGGATCTACTTCGAGTCCGAAGAAACCAGGCGCAAATACCAAGACATGGGGACCGAGCGCCCGGAACGTGACCTCCACCGCACGCTCGACAACCCCGCGCCGCTCCCGGGCGACGAACCCAACGGTATCCCCCAACAACGCGGTTGACACCGCGCCGGGCCCCGCCTGCACGCGCGGGCCCGGTACGCCACGGCCTCCCCCCGTCCCACCGATTACTCGTTAAAACCTCAAGGGTTTTTCGTTAGCCGACCCGCGGCATCCGGCACGCGCATCGCTAGCGGGTGCCGAAACCCGAGCTCTCTGCTAAGATTTGGTTCAGGGGCGCGTGCCGGACAGCTCGGCATCACGCCGAAATCCGCGGTCCCGGGGCATCCTGACAATCCCGGATCGCCGGTACCGAGCACGCGTGAGACAAGATCGCGCGCACCACGCGCATGCCGACAACAAGGGGGCCTATGTCACATCCCAATCGTGAGGGACAACGGGTTCCCGCAGTGATCTTCAAGACCCGAGCCGCTGGCGACTGGAAGGACGTCCCCACCAACGACCTGTTCACGGGAAAGACGGTGGTGGTCTTTGCGCTGCCGGGGGCCTACACCCCGACCTGTTCTTCAAGCCATGTCCCGCGTTACAACGAACTCGCCCCGGTCTTCCAGGCCAACGGCGTCGACGCCGTGGTGTGCCTGTCGGTGAACGATGCCTTCGTCATGGAGGCCTGGGCCAAGGATCAGAACGCCGAAAATCTTCTTTTCGTCCCCGATGGCAACGGTGAATTCGCGGCCGGCATGGGCATGCTGGTCGACAAGTCGGACCTCGGTTTCGGCAAGCGCTCCTGGCGCTATTCGATGCTCGTCAAAGACGGCGTCATCGTCAAAATGTTCATAGAGCCGGACCGGCCCGGAGACCCCTTCGAGGTCTCGGACGCCGATACCATGCTCCGCTACATAAACCCCCAGGCGAAAGAGCCCGAGTTCGTCACGATCTTCACCCGCGAGGGCTGCCCGCACTGCTTTCGCGCCAAGACCATGCTGAAGGAGCGCGGCATCGCCTTCGAGGAAATCCGCACCGGCCAGGGAACCGGTGTGAGCTCGCGGACCCTGCGCGCCACCACCGGCCGCTCCACGGTGCCGCAGGTGTTCATCGGCGGCCGCCACATCGGCGGGGCCGACGACCTCGCGCGCCATCTGGGCCTTGCGTGACACGCGAGACCGGCATTACCACGAACGCGTGACGGGGATCTGGGCAAGGGACCGGCCATGACCAAACACTATGATCTGCTGATTCTGGGCGGCGGCAGCGGGGGCATTGCCACCGCCAACCGTGCGGCCGCCCATGGGGCACGCTGTGCCCTGATCGAAAAGGGGCCGCTGGGCGGTGCCTGCGTCAACGTCGGGTGCGTGCCAAAGAAGCTCTTTTGGAATGCCGCGCACATGCAACAGTGCGCGCAAACGGCACGGGATTACGGCTTTGCCCCGCTGCTCGGCGACTTCGACTGGCCGGCGCACAAGCACGCCCGCGATACCTACATCGCGCGGCTGAACGGGCGCTACGAGGCGGGGCTTGCCGACAACGGCGTGACCGTGATCGCCGGACATGGGCGGTTCGTCGATCCCCGGACGATCGAAGTCAACGGGGGCCGCTACCAGGCCGACCATATCGTGGTGGCGACCGGGAGCCGTCCGTTGATTCCCGAGGTGCCCGGGGCCGCCTGGGGCCTCACATCCGATGACTTCTTCGCGCTCGCCACAAGACCACGCAAGGTCGCGGTCGTGGGCGCGGGCTATATCGCCGTGGAACTCGCCTCGGTCCTGAGGGGACTCGGCAGCGAGGTGTCGCTCATCATGCGCGGCGCACACCTCCTGGCAGCCTTCGATCCCATGCTGCGCGAGGGACTCACGGACGCCATGACCACCGCCGGCATCAATCTCCTGCCCCAGCGCCACGTCGCCGGCATCGACAAGGCGGGCGACACGCTAAGCCTCCGCTACAAAGACGGCGAGGCCCTCTGCGGCCTCGATACCGTGCTGTGGGCAGTGGGGCGAACCCCCAACACCGATGCCCTCGGGCTCGACAAGGCCGGCATCACGCCGGGCGGCGGCGGGATCATCGAAACCGATTCCTTTCAAAATACGGCCGTGCCCGGCCTCTACGCCATCGGCGACCTGACCGGGCGCGCGGCCCTCACACCCGTCGCGATTGCCGCCGGGCGGCGACTAGCCGACCGGCTGTTCGGCGGCCAGCCAGACCGGCGCCTCGACTATGACCTCATCCCCACCGTGGTCTTCAGCCATCCCCCGATCGCAAGCGTGGGACTGACCGAACCCGAGGCCCGCGACCGCCATGGCCGCGACGCGGTCAAGGTCTATCGCACGCGGTTTGCGCCCATGAGCCAGGCATTCAGCAAGGAGCCGCATCGTACCGCGATGAAGCTCGTGACGGTCGGTCGCGAGGAGCGCGTGGTGGGCCTGCACATCATCGGCGAGGCCGCAGATGAGATGTTGCAGGGCTTTGCGGTGGCCATCAAGATGGGGGCCACCAAAAAGGATCTGGACGATACGCTCGCCATTCACCCGACGAGCGCCGAGGAACTCGTCACCATGCGCTAGCCCGCGCCTGTCAGGCCCCCGTGCCCACCGGCTACGCCACATGCCCATGACCACCGGCGCGCCCAAGAGCCGGCGGCGGCCCTTCCCGCGCTATACTAGGTCATGGCATCTGATCGCGACATGACATCCACCACCCCCTATGCCGACCTTACGCCGGAACTCATCCTGAGCGCGGCCGAGACCGTGGGACTTGCCCCCACGGGGGGTTTTCAGACACTTGCCAGTTACGAAAACCGCGTCTACAAGATCGAGACCGAGGACCTCCCGTGGGCGGTAAAATTCTATCGTCCGAACCGCTGGACGAACACCGCGATCGCGGAGGAGCATGGCTTCCTGCAGGAGCTCGTGGACGCGGAGATCCCGGCCGTGGCGCCCCTTGCGCGCGACGGCGAGACGCTGTTTCATGCCGGATCCTACCGATTTGCCGTGTTTCCCTGGCGGCCCGGGCGCGCCGGCTGCGTCGAGACCGTAAGCGAGCGCCAGACCCTCGGCCGCCACCTAGGCCGTCTGCATCTCGTCGGCGCCGGCCGGTTCGCGGCCCGACCAACCCTCGATGTGGCGTCGTTCGTGGATCCCGCCATAACCACCCTCGCCGACTGTCCGTTTATGCCTGCCGATCTGCGACCGGCGTTTTTGGCCACCACTGCCCGGCTACGCGCCCTGGTGGCCACGGCGTTCGCCGATCTCGGCGCCCCCAACCTGCGACTGCACGGCGACTGTCATGCCGGTAACGTCTTGACCAACGACTTAGGCCTCACGCTGGTCGACTTCGATGACTGCCTGAACGGTCCCGCGATTCAGGATCTGTGGATGCTGCTACCCGGGGACCAGTGTGAGCAGGAGGAGGCCCTTGCGACACTTCTCCAGGGTTACGAACTATTCCGCGACTTCGATCCGGCGGAGCTGCGTCTGATAGAACCCTTGCGCACCGCGCGACTCCTGCACTACAACGCCTGGATCGCGCGCCGCTGGCAAGACCCGGCGTTCCCGCGCGCCTTCCCG
The DNA window shown above is from Acidiferrobacter sp. SPIII_3 and carries:
- a CDS encoding heavy metal-responsive transcriptional regulator, whose product is MVTIGVLAKRAGMGAGALRYYETLGLIQPAGRSRGGYRMYRDEDLRRLRFIRRAQELGFSLDEVAALLRLSERRGARAADVRRLTREKLRDIDRRIHDLERMKQGLERLSGRCRGEGPATECPILAALNAAEVDGVTP
- a CDS encoding serine/threonine protein kinase; translation: MTSTTPYADLTPELILSAAETVGLAPTGGFQTLASYENRVYKIETEDLPWAVKFYRPNRWTNTAIAEEHGFLQELVDAEIPAVAPLARDGETLFHAGSYRFAVFPWRPGRAGCVETVSERQTLGRHLGRLHLVGAGRFAARPTLDVASFVDPAITTLADCPFMPADLRPAFLATTARLRALVATAFADLGAPNLRLHGDCHAGNVLTNDLGLTLVDFDDCLNGPAIQDLWMLLPGDQCEQEEALATLLQGYELFRDFDPAELRLIEPLRTARLLHYNAWIARRWQDPAFPRAFPWFAEDRHFRELMGLLATQERRLDAPPIRRWVP
- the gorA gene encoding glutathione-disulfide reductase, translating into MTKHYDLLILGGGSGGIATANRAAAHGARCALIEKGPLGGACVNVGCVPKKLFWNAAHMQQCAQTARDYGFAPLLGDFDWPAHKHARDTYIARLNGRYEAGLADNGVTVIAGHGRFVDPRTIEVNGGRYQADHIVVATGSRPLIPEVPGAAWGLTSDDFFALATRPRKVAVVGAGYIAVELASVLRGLGSEVSLIMRGAHLLAAFDPMLREGLTDAMTTAGINLLPQRHVAGIDKAGDTLSLRYKDGEALCGLDTVLWAVGRTPNTDALGLDKAGITPGGGGIIETDSFQNTAVPGLYAIGDLTGRAALTPVAIAAGRRLADRLFGGQPDRRLDYDLIPTVVFSHPPIASVGLTEPEARDRHGRDAVKVYRTRFAPMSQAFSKEPHRTAMKLVTVGREERVVGLHIIGEAADEMLQGFAVAIKMGATKKDLDDTLAIHPTSAEELVTMR
- a CDS encoding glutathione peroxidase → MSHPNREGQRVPAVIFKTRAAGDWKDVPTNDLFTGKTVVVFALPGAYTPTCSSSHVPRYNELAPVFQANGVDAVVCLSVNDAFVMEAWAKDQNAENLLFVPDGNGEFAAGMGMLVDKSDLGFGKRSWRYSMLVKDGVIVKMFIEPDRPGDPFEVSDADTMLRYINPQAKEPEFVTIFTREGCPHCFRAKTMLKERGIAFEEIRTGQGTGVSSRTLRATTGRSTVPQVFIGGRHIGGADDLARHLGLA
- a CDS encoding heavy metal translocating P-type ATPase, whose translation is MSREIEFAVAGMTCASCVARVERALKALPGVESAIVNLATERATVIYDPSAITPAALAEAVHARGYEPVMADLDIAVGGMTCASCAGRVERALKALPGVITANVNLATEAAHVRYLVGAVDDAVVRAAIRATGYEPLAGTAADEDDLRGAQDEAAARMRHDVERAAFLTVPVVVLAMGPVFVPAFGRMLMQLAPAGVWSWLVAVLTAGVLFGPGRRFFRPGWIAYRHLSPDMNSLIMTGTGAAFAYSLLVLVWPQGFPATARHLYFDSAAVIVTVILLGKYLEELAKGRTGAAIKRLAGLQAKTVHRVRDGVDEEVAIADLKVGEVVRVRPGEHVPVDGRIRAGQSYVDESMLSGEPLPVAKRPGDRVTGGTVNQYGALEVEVTGIGADTVLAQIIRLVARAQGSKLPIQGVADRVVRVFTPLVLVAAAVTFAVWLIWGGASGLTTALVSAVAVLVVACPCAMGLATPAAVMVGTGRAAELGVLYRRGEALEALSHVDTVVFDKTGTLTWGRPAITDVVTRDMSRADLLALAAGVEAGSEHPLAQAVVRAAREEGVAPVTVSGFEARPGYGVSAEVDGRRAWIGTRRLLAEEGLSVADWEDAARTLEAAGKTVIFVAHGGEVRGLIAVADALRPQARKVVQALQGRGLAVAMISGDSAAAVARAAQVLEITRHRAEVLPGDKAQAVRALQGQGHKVAFIGDGLNDAPALAQADVGIAMASGTDVAMEAADVTVKGELGAVVTAIDLSRRTLSTIRGNLFWAFFYNVLLIPLAAGVFDPAFGIQLNPMLAGLAMGFSSVFVLTNSLRLRRFRAPLWHDDSGSEAPWLTPAARRP
- a CDS encoding sigma-70 family RNA polymerase sigma factor, with protein sequence MGDEWEVDRRRAAVERWLIVHGDALYRYAFLQLRNRESAEDAVQETLLGALRSTHPPDGRASEKTWLFAILKHKLADQARASRRSPLDQCVEPAIQNSADMNIEDIVFCDNGRWREQTSWGDPVGHGEAQAFWRHLDACLRSLPGNQAEVFVLREVEGLPLQDICQITGVSATNAYVLLHRARLALRRCLTNAGFGPDSDS
- a CDS encoding thioredoxin fold domain-containing protein; the protein is MTRIGWRSMGWGGSWRGPVALLAALVVLPMFSPVQAAAFGPASPQAVLRAVQHDRHAILEGHGVHQLYVFVDPNCPFCHRLFERLQPLIGPHHLTVHWIVAGFLRATSAGKAVAILGARRPLAALMHNERDFEPGKDDGGIRPAAVRGPAAHALAVNNRLLAMTGPELVPTLLYRNVAGRVVMHQGVPLAPHGLLWTIHAIR